One Neoarius graeffei isolate fNeoGra1 chromosome 16, fNeoGra1.pri, whole genome shotgun sequence DNA segment encodes these proteins:
- the LOC132900965 gene encoding protein Smaug homolog 2 produces MMFRDQVGILTDWFKGWNECEQTVALLSLLKRVSRTQARFLHICLEHWLADCTEIHLLEAEANNAAIVSQWQQEPKEKAVSLLLSHLPLLQPRNSEAKCEYMKLLQQVLSHTIESSLFVEESRQLLSYALIHPATTLDDRTNLALWLNHLEEHLSARPPPGPYHHHHARQGSDEWAGPTESLEVAHAWHDKPPSTCSSPAGQNGHMAFPSAGGVPSPSNSTGLSGQIQPSSVTRTMSLVPTNQPGCSSDWLGQEEVGGRQGAAGAEHAPLSPQGSVASSGSEQTEDQTNTRNTFQEDGSGMKDVPTWLKSLRLHKYASLFSQMSYEEMMVLTEQHLESQNVTKGARHKIALSIQKLRERQSVLKSLEKDILEGGNVRNALQELQQIIITPIKAYTLPTAAQREVEPGATPTDKATNPVEEKDAAVEGFQSHNPPPCDGESSSTPISEGDIPGQFTRVMGKVCTQLLVSRPDEENISCYLQLIEKCSTHEAFTETQKKRLASWKQQVLKLLRLFPRKAMLDMPVYRQKGWAYGSNSLPTAGSVGGSASRRGQRQFPLPPRGAPLPNRMGIVTHSPRHTLANQPALSAQGRQNLWFGNPGGSNSMPSQSRSSVQRTHSLPVHTSPQTMLLFQQRECPVPGTDLEINPTLESLCLSMTEHALGDGVDRTSTI; encoded by the exons ATGATGTTCCGGGACCAGGTGGGGATCTTGACGGACTGGTTTAAGGGCTGGAATGAATGTGAGCAGACGGTGGCGCTGTTGTCGCTGCTCAAGAGGGTGTCGAGGACCCAAGCACGATTCCTCCACATATGCCTGGAGCACTGGCTGGCTGACTGCACCGAGATACATTTACTGGAGGCTGAGGCCAACAACGCAG CAATTGTGAGCCAGTGGCAGCAGGAGCCCAAAGAGAAGGCCGTGTCCCTGCTGCTGTCCCACCTCCCCCTGCTGCAGCCACGTAACAGCGAGGCCAAATGTGAGTACATGAAGCTGCTCCAGCAGGTGCTGAGCCACACCATCGAGAGCAGCCTGTTTGTGGAGGAGAGCCGGCAGCTGCTCTCCTACGCCCTCATCCACCCAGCCACCACGCTCGACGATCGCACCAATCTCGCTCTGTGGCTCAACCACCTGGAAGAGCACCTGTCGGCTCGACCACCACCTGgaccctaccaccaccaccacgccCGACAGGGCTCGGACGAATGGGCAGGTCCGACTGAGTCCCTAGAGGTGGCACATGCCTGGCATGATAAACCGCCGTCCACATGTAGCTCGCCTGCCGGCCAGAACGGGCACATGGCCTTTCCCAGTGCGGGTGGAGTGCCTTCCCCGAGCAACAGTACAG GCCTTTCTGGTCAGATACAGCCGAGCTCGGTCACGCGCACCATGTCTCTTGTTCCGACAAACCAGCCGGGCTGCAGCTCTGATTGGCTGGGCCAGGAAGAAGTGGGTGGGCGCCAGGGTGCAGCAGGGGCGGAGCACGCACCCCTGTCTCCGCAGGGCAGTGTAGCGTCATCAGGCAGCGAGCAAACGGAGGATCAAACCAACACACGGAACACGTTCCAGGAGGACGGCAGCGGCATGAAGG ACGTGCCAACGTGGCTCAAGAGTCTCCGTCTGCACAAGTACGCATCCCTTTTCTCCCAGATGAGTTATGAGGAGATGATGGTCCTAACCGAACAGCATTTGGAGTCACAG AACGTGACCAAAGGCGCTCGACACAAGATAGCGTTGAGTATCCAGAAACTGAGAGAGCGACAGAGCGTCCTCAAGTCTCTGGAAAAG GATATCCTCGAAGGCGGGAACGTCCGGAACGCCCTGCAGGAACTTCAGCAGATCATCATCACACCTATCAAAGCCTACACCCTGCCCACTGCTGCCCAGAGAGAGGTGGAGCCTGGAGCCACACCCACCGACAAGGCAACCAACCCTGTGGAAGAGAAAGACGCGGCTGTAGAGGGCTTTCAGAGCCACAATCCTCCACCCTGTGACGGGGAGTCTTCGTCCACGCCCATCTCAGAAGGAGACATTCCTGGGCAGTTTACGCGGGTGATGGGGAAAG tgtgcacGCAGCTGCTGGTGTCGCGGCCAGATGAGGAGAACATCAGCTGCTACCTTCAGCTCATCGAGAAGTGTTCAACGCATGAG GCGTTCACAGAGACGCAGAAGAAGCGCCTGGCGTCTTGGAAGCAGCAGGTGTTGAAGCTGCTCCGCCTTTTCCCACGGAAAGCCATGCTGGACATGCCCGTGTACCGACAGAAAGG gtgggcgTATGGTTCGAACTCTTTGCCCACAGCAGGCTCTGTGGGTGGAAGTGCGTCTCGCCGAGGACAGAGACAGTTCCCCCTGCCCCCTCGTGGAGCTCCGCTTCCCAACCGCATGGGCATCGTTACACACTCTCCACgacacacactcgccaaccagcCGGCCCTCAGCGCACAGGGCAGACAG aaCCTGTGGTTTGGGAATCCTGGAGGGAGTAACAGCATGCCAAGTCAGAGCCGTAGCTCCGTACAGAGAACACACTCGCTCCCTGTACACACATCTCCACAAACCATGCTCCTGTTTCAGCAACGAG AATGCCCAGTTCCAGGGACTGACCTGGAGATCAACCCCACACTGGAGTCACTGTGCCTCAGTATGACTGAACACGCCTTAGGAG ATGGAGTGGACAGAACGTCAACAATATGA